The following are encoded together in the Bos taurus isolate L1 Dominette 01449 registration number 42190680 breed Hereford chromosome 17, ARS-UCD2.0, whole genome shotgun sequence genome:
- the LOC100140839 gene encoding vesicle transport protein SFT2A, with product MGVSTEQSAIGKKKVSSLKKQITRFLSGREGPAGQLLLLWPKSRAVEKLLWVLSVQDNKEQGLTTQLLDALSLSFNTRLKWFAMCVVSGIFSILGTRLLWLPGGIKLFEVFYTFGYTAALASTCFLMGPMKQLKKMFETTRLLPTIIILLCLVLTLCTAFWWHKKGLAILFCILQFLLMTWYSLPYIPYARVVVIKCCSSLLS from the exons ATGGGAGTGTCCACAGAGCAGTCAGCAA TaggtaaaaaaaaagtttcttcacttaaaaaacaaattacaagATTTCTCAGCGGGCGAGAAGGGCCGGcagggcagctgctgctgctgtggcccAAGAGCAGGGCCGTGGAGAAGCTGCTGTGGGTCCTGAGTGTCCAGGACAACAAGGAGCAGGGCCTGACCACGCAGCTCCTTGATGCCTTATCCCTTAGTTTCAACACCAGGCTGAAGTGGTTTGCGATGTGCGTTGTCAGCGGCATCTTCTCCATCCTTGGAACTCGATTGCTGTGGCTCCCTGGAGGCATAAAGCTTTTTGAAGTGTTTTATACCTTTGGATATACTGCTGCCTTAGCCAGTACATGCTTTTTAATGGGACCCATGAAACAACTGAAGAAAATGTTTGAAACAACGAGATTGCTTCCAACAATTATTATACTTTTGTGTTTGGTGCTCACACTGTGCACTGCTTTTTGGTGGCATAAGAAGGGGCTGGCTATATTATTCTGCATATTGCAGTTCCTGTTGATGACCTGGTATAGTCTGCCATACATCCCATATGCAAGGGTTGTAGTAATTAAGTGCTGTTCTTCTCTCCTGAGCTGA